From a region of the Actinopolymorpha singaporensis genome:
- a CDS encoding SDR family NAD(P)-dependent oxidoreductase, translating into MKLDLSGRSALVTGGATGIGRGVALALAEAGADVAVTYRSHDGAAVAKEIAALGRRSAAYELDASDSGQVDAVVDATAGEFGGKLDILVNNAGGMIGRQPVADMSDEHWHTVIDVNLFSAFACSRAALRHLPDGGRIVNISSLAGRNGGGPGAAAYGAAKAGMHGLTRGLAKEVGPRGITVNAVAPGLILDTPFHEAFTPPDQQQATIDATPLRRAGFPDDVAGAVLYLVSDLGAFCTGSVIDLNGGTYFS; encoded by the coding sequence ATGAAGCTCGACCTGTCCGGCCGATCGGCACTCGTCACCGGTGGCGCCACCGGCATCGGGCGCGGTGTCGCGCTCGCCCTGGCGGAGGCCGGCGCCGACGTCGCGGTGACCTACCGCAGCCACGACGGCGCGGCCGTGGCGAAGGAGATCGCCGCGCTGGGCCGCCGGTCCGCGGCGTACGAACTCGACGCGTCCGACAGCGGACAGGTGGACGCGGTGGTGGACGCCACGGCCGGTGAGTTCGGCGGGAAGCTGGACATCCTGGTCAACAACGCCGGCGGGATGATCGGCCGGCAGCCGGTCGCGGACATGTCCGACGAGCACTGGCACACGGTGATCGACGTCAACCTGTTCAGCGCGTTCGCCTGCAGCCGGGCGGCGTTGCGGCACCTGCCCGACGGTGGCCGGATCGTCAACATCTCCTCCCTGGCCGGGCGTAACGGCGGCGGTCCGGGCGCGGCCGCCTACGGTGCCGCCAAGGCAGGCATGCACGGCCTCACCCGCGGGCTGGCCAAGGAGGTCGGGCCGCGGGGCATCACCGTCAACGCGGTGGCACCGGGCCTGATCCTGGACACGCCGTTCCACGAGGCGTTCACCCCACCGGACCAGCAGCAGGCGACGATCGACGCCACCCCGCTACGCCGTGCGGGCTTCCCCGACGACGTGGCCGGCGCGGTGCTCTACCTCGTCTCCGACCTCGGCGCGTTCTGCACCGGGTCGGTCATCGACCTCAACGGCGGAACGTACTTCAGCTGA
- a CDS encoding hydroxyacid dehydrogenase → MSTDAHAVVAVLLTEQTRATVLTPAAERLLAGAARVRWAEGPPGDWDLPGLLDGAVACLTGWGTPPITEQVLANSPDLRLVAHTAGSIRALVPQDAVGARLTVCQSAGLIADSVAELVISQILSALRDLPALDAGLRAGQEWSALRERYPGRLLGARTVGVVGASRTGRAVIGLLRAFRARVLVADPLLTAAEADELGVTPVELDDLLRGSDVVTLHAPLLPQTQGLLGARELSLLADGALLVNAARGGLVDGDALVAELRSGRIRAALDVFPTEPLAPDSPWRQLPNAILSPHTAGHTVDSHARQGQAMVEDVVRFLRDEPLRYAVAADSVGVLA, encoded by the coding sequence ATGTCGACCGACGCACATGCGGTGGTGGCGGTCCTGCTGACCGAGCAGACCCGCGCGACGGTGCTGACCCCCGCGGCAGAACGCCTGCTCGCCGGTGCGGCGCGGGTGCGATGGGCCGAAGGGCCGCCCGGTGACTGGGACCTGCCCGGGCTGCTGGACGGCGCGGTCGCCTGCCTGACCGGATGGGGTACGCCACCGATCACCGAACAGGTGCTGGCGAACTCCCCGGACCTGCGGCTGGTCGCGCACACCGCGGGCAGCATCCGGGCACTGGTCCCGCAGGACGCGGTCGGCGCGAGGTTGACCGTGTGCCAGTCGGCCGGGCTGATCGCCGACTCGGTGGCCGAACTCGTGATCTCGCAGATCCTGTCGGCGTTGCGGGACCTGCCGGCCCTCGACGCCGGCCTGCGGGCCGGGCAGGAGTGGAGTGCGCTGCGGGAGCGGTACCCCGGCCGGTTGCTCGGTGCGCGGACCGTCGGTGTGGTGGGCGCCAGCCGGACCGGCCGGGCGGTGATCGGCCTGCTGCGGGCGTTCCGTGCGCGGGTGCTCGTCGCCGACCCGTTGCTCACCGCGGCGGAGGCGGACGAACTTGGAGTGACACCGGTGGAGCTGGACGACCTGTTGCGCGGCAGCGACGTGGTGACGTTGCACGCGCCGCTGCTGCCGCAGACCCAGGGGCTGCTCGGCGCCCGGGAGCTCTCGCTGCTGGCCGACGGGGCGCTGCTCGTCAACGCTGCGCGGGGCGGCCTGGTCGACGGGGACGCCCTGGTCGCGGAGCTTCGATCGGGCCGGATCCGGGCCGCGCTGGACGTGTTCCCGACGGAGCCGCTGGCACCGGACAGCCCGTGGCGGCAGCTGCCGAACGCGATCCTGTCCCCGCACACCGCCGGCCACACCGTCGACTCCCACGCCCGGCAGGGGCAGGCGATGGTGGAGGACGTCGTTCGGTTCCTGCGCGACGAACCCCTGCGGTACGCCGTCGCGGCCGACTCGGTGGGCGTGCTCGCCTGA
- a CDS encoding SDR family oxidoreductase, translated as MTGDGLTGEGLSGRRVLVAGASSGMGRATALAAARAGARLVLFARRADVLTKLAEEIGAAGGEALVVAGDATDADAVSRAVDVAVREYGGLDVLVNSVGTNVRERSLTELSPAGWRELLATNLDAAYVLTQAVLPTFRAQGDGLLVHISSSAAKRPDASGVGYQASKAGVAALAHATMEEERANGIRVSVLFPGFTDTPLVERRPVAPTPEQLAAALRPNDVARMCLAVMALPSRAYVPELLLYPSQP; from the coding sequence GTGACCGGCGACGGGTTGACCGGCGAAGGCCTGTCCGGCAGGCGGGTGCTGGTGGCGGGCGCCAGCAGTGGGATGGGCCGCGCCACCGCACTCGCTGCCGCCCGGGCGGGTGCTCGCCTGGTGTTGTTCGCCCGGCGGGCCGACGTGCTCACCAAGCTGGCAGAGGAAATCGGCGCGGCCGGGGGAGAGGCGCTGGTCGTGGCCGGTGACGCCACCGACGCCGACGCGGTGAGCCGCGCCGTCGACGTGGCGGTGCGCGAGTACGGCGGCCTCGACGTACTCGTCAACAGCGTCGGGACCAACGTGCGCGAACGGTCCCTGACCGAACTGAGCCCGGCCGGGTGGCGGGAGCTGCTGGCGACCAACCTGGACGCGGCGTACGTCCTCACCCAGGCGGTGCTGCCGACCTTCCGCGCACAGGGCGACGGCCTGCTCGTGCACATCTCCTCCTCGGCGGCGAAGCGCCCGGACGCGTCCGGTGTCGGATACCAGGCGAGCAAGGCCGGTGTCGCCGCACTCGCGCACGCCACGATGGAGGAGGAGCGGGCGAACGGCATTCGGGTCAGCGTGCTGTTCCCGGGGTTCACCGACACCCCGTTGGTCGAACGCCGGCCGGTGGCGCCTACTCCGGAACAGCTGGCCGCCGCGCTGCGCCCGAACGACGTCGCCCGCATGTGTCTCGCGGTGATGGCGTTGCCGAGCAGGGCTTACGTACCGGAGTTGTTGCTCTACCCCAGCCAGCCCTGA
- a CDS encoding aldehyde dehydrogenase (NADP(+)) produces the protein MTAPTTAPSPTTSAELESILAAATAAAGPLGALRPAERARLLRAVADALDAAADELVPLAMEESHLAEARLKGELTRTTFQLRLFGEVLEEGSYLEATIDRTDPDWGMGPRPDLRRMLVPLGPVLVYAASNFPFAFSVAGGDTASGLAAGNPIIVKAHSGHPRLSQRTGEIVRGALAEAGAPDGTFDVIFSFERGVEALKDPRIKAGSFTGSIPGGRALFDIASQRPDPIPFYGELGSLNPVFVTPGAVKARGDEIASGFVGSATLGAGQFCTKPGLLFVPAGHGLDQAIVAAAGDVAPASLLNKRIAEGYAEGLSKLVGTAGVTSLVEASGMDGLVAGPTLVKTTVPVLLDNADTLLEECFGPFSLVVEYDGEDELRRAAEAFGGNLTATIHGEESDTGELGWLMDLLRDRAGRILWGGWPTGVSVTYAMQHGGPWPATTASLHTSVGTTAIRRFLRPVSYQTMPEELLPEALRDRNVLGIPRRVNGALTKDDVPA, from the coding sequence ATGACCGCACCCACGACCGCTCCGAGCCCCACGACATCTGCGGAACTGGAGTCGATCCTCGCGGCCGCCACCGCCGCCGCGGGTCCACTCGGTGCGCTGCGCCCGGCCGAACGCGCCCGGCTGCTGCGGGCCGTGGCCGACGCGCTCGACGCCGCCGCGGACGAGCTCGTGCCTTTGGCGATGGAGGAGTCGCACCTGGCCGAGGCCCGTCTGAAGGGCGAGCTGACCCGGACGACGTTCCAGTTGCGGCTGTTCGGCGAGGTGCTGGAGGAAGGCTCCTACCTCGAGGCGACCATCGACCGGACCGACCCCGACTGGGGCATGGGGCCGCGTCCGGACCTGCGCCGGATGCTGGTTCCGCTCGGGCCGGTTCTGGTGTACGCCGCCAGCAACTTCCCGTTCGCGTTCAGCGTGGCCGGCGGCGACACGGCCTCCGGGCTCGCGGCCGGTAACCCGATCATCGTCAAGGCCCACTCCGGTCACCCGCGGCTGTCCCAGCGGACCGGCGAGATCGTCCGCGGCGCGCTGGCCGAGGCGGGTGCGCCGGACGGCACGTTCGACGTGATCTTCAGTTTCGAACGCGGCGTCGAGGCGCTGAAGGACCCGCGGATCAAGGCGGGCTCGTTCACCGGCTCGATCCCCGGCGGTCGGGCGTTGTTCGACATCGCCTCCCAGCGTCCGGACCCGATCCCGTTCTACGGCGAGCTGGGCAGCCTCAACCCGGTCTTCGTCACCCCCGGCGCGGTCAAGGCGCGAGGGGACGAGATCGCCTCCGGCTTCGTCGGCTCGGCGACGCTCGGGGCCGGTCAGTTCTGCACCAAGCCGGGCCTGCTGTTCGTCCCCGCCGGGCACGGACTGGACCAGGCGATCGTCGCGGCGGCCGGTGACGTGGCCCCGGCCTCGCTGCTCAACAAGCGCATCGCCGAGGGCTACGCCGAGGGCCTTTCGAAGCTGGTCGGCACAGCCGGCGTGACCTCGCTCGTCGAGGCGTCCGGAATGGACGGCCTGGTGGCCGGGCCGACGCTGGTCAAGACCACCGTTCCGGTGCTGCTGGACAATGCCGACACGCTGCTGGAGGAGTGCTTCGGGCCCTTCTCGCTGGTGGTGGAGTACGACGGCGAGGACGAGCTGCGCCGGGCCGCGGAGGCCTTCGGCGGCAACCTCACCGCGACCATCCACGGCGAGGAGTCCGACACCGGTGAGCTCGGCTGGCTGATGGACCTGCTGCGCGACCGGGCCGGCCGGATCCTGTGGGGCGGCTGGCCGACCGGTGTCTCGGTGACGTACGCCATGCAGCACGGCGGACCCTGGCCCGCCACCACGGCGTCCCTGCACACGTCGGTGGGCACCACCGCGATCCGCAGGTTCCTGCGGCCGGTGAGTTACCAGACGATGCCGGAGGAACTCCTGCCCGAGGCGCTGCGCGACCGCAACGTGCTGGGCATTCCGCGCCGTGTCAACGGCGCCTTGACGAAGGACGACGTGCCGGCGTGA
- a CDS encoding fumarylacetoacetate hydrolase family protein: protein MEIVRYADRSDRAVRVGVRRAGRVSPLAGVGSVSELLRLPLAELRGLLEGAGAGAVGSDGSVGTDGRSGSDGLDESQVLLLPPVDGLTEVWASGVTYERSMAARVEESSQKDAYQKVYEAERPELFFKAPAWRVVTDGEPVAIRIDSGLDVPEPELGVVANAYGEIVGYVACNDMSSRAIEGENPLYLPQAKVYAGSCAISTGIRPAWEISDATSLDISLAVVRDGQTAWKGETSTARMHRDLPTLVDYLFRGDAHPAGAFLATGTGIIPEMSFTLAAGDRVEIEVAEVGVLSNPVVVGKEPLAWLVDALSDPFAREVAR from the coding sequence GTGGAGATCGTCCGATACGCCGATCGCAGCGACCGTGCGGTCCGGGTAGGAGTCCGACGTGCCGGCCGGGTGAGTCCGCTGGCCGGAGTGGGCAGCGTCAGCGAGCTGCTCCGGCTGCCCCTCGCGGAGCTGCGCGGCCTGCTGGAAGGCGCCGGAGCCGGTGCGGTCGGCAGCGACGGCAGCGTCGGCACGGACGGCAGGAGCGGCTCGGACGGCCTGGACGAGTCCCAGGTGCTGCTGCTCCCGCCGGTCGACGGGCTGACCGAGGTGTGGGCCTCCGGCGTGACGTACGAACGCTCGATGGCCGCCCGGGTCGAGGAGAGCAGCCAGAAGGACGCCTACCAGAAGGTGTACGAGGCGGAGCGGCCCGAGCTCTTCTTCAAGGCGCCGGCCTGGCGGGTCGTCACCGACGGCGAGCCGGTCGCGATCCGCATCGACTCCGGGCTGGACGTGCCCGAGCCCGAGCTCGGTGTCGTCGCGAATGCCTACGGCGAGATCGTCGGGTACGTCGCCTGCAACGACATGAGTTCGCGGGCCATCGAGGGCGAGAACCCGCTCTATCTGCCGCAGGCCAAGGTCTACGCCGGCAGTTGCGCGATCTCGACCGGCATCCGCCCGGCCTGGGAGATCTCCGACGCCACCTCACTCGACATCAGCCTCGCCGTGGTCCGGGACGGCCAGACCGCCTGGAAGGGCGAGACGTCGACGGCGCGGATGCACCGCGACCTGCCGACGCTGGTCGACTACCTGTTCCGCGGTGACGCCCACCCGGCCGGCGCGTTCCTCGCCACCGGCACCGGGATCATCCCCGAGATGTCGTTCACCCTCGCCGCCGGCGACCGCGTGGAGATCGAGGTCGCCGAGGTCGGCGTACTGTCCAATCCGGTGGTGGTCGGCAAGGAGCCGCTGGCGTGGCTCGTCGACGCCCTGTCCGATCCGTTCGCCCGGGAGGTAGCCCGATGA
- a CDS encoding IclR family transcriptional regulator, with amino-acid sequence MGRAVPAVLRALDILELFGTTEELSIPEIHSRLGLPRTTVHELVGTLVERSYLAPVPGQPHRFRLGVGVFHLGSAYAERLDLAREGQAAAEEVAAACDETVHVAVLEGRDVVYVAKVDSTHPVRMVSAVGRRLPAHCTAVGLMLLARLEQRSLDTLFPPGRRLPGLTSRSLTTSRQLRDRLGAVRTDGLAQEYCESNEAVACVAAPVSDHTGATVAAMSISVPTVRWSPERAAELAGLVREGASALSVRLGHVPDAHLVTVADRGETFR; translated from the coding sequence ATGGGCCGAGCAGTGCCCGCGGTTCTCCGCGCGCTGGACATCCTCGAGTTGTTCGGGACGACCGAGGAGCTTTCGATCCCGGAGATCCACAGCCGGCTCGGTCTTCCTCGTACGACCGTGCACGAGCTCGTCGGCACTCTGGTCGAGCGTTCCTACCTCGCCCCGGTGCCCGGCCAGCCACACCGCTTCCGGCTCGGGGTGGGAGTGTTCCACCTCGGTTCCGCCTACGCCGAACGCCTCGATCTTGCAAGGGAGGGCCAGGCCGCCGCGGAGGAGGTCGCGGCCGCCTGCGACGAGACCGTGCACGTGGCGGTGCTGGAGGGCCGGGACGTCGTCTACGTCGCGAAGGTGGACAGCACGCACCCGGTCCGGATGGTGTCCGCGGTCGGCCGCCGGCTGCCCGCGCACTGCACGGCGGTCGGGCTGATGCTGCTGGCTCGGCTGGAGCAGCGCAGCCTGGACACGCTGTTCCCGCCCGGGCGGCGCCTGCCCGGGCTGACCAGCCGGAGTCTCACCACCTCGCGGCAGTTGCGCGACCGCCTCGGCGCGGTACGCACCGACGGCCTGGCACAGGAGTACTGCGAGTCGAACGAGGCGGTCGCCTGCGTGGCCGCCCCGGTCTCCGACCACACCGGAGCCACCGTCGCGGCGATGAGCATCTCCGTCCCGACCGTCCGCTGGTCACCCGAACGCGCCGCCGAGTTGGCAGGTCTGGTCCGGGAGGGGGCGAGCGCGTTGTCCGTCCGGCTGGGGCACGTCCCCGACGCACACCTCGTCACGGTGGCGGACCGGGGTGAGACGTTCCGGTGA
- a CDS encoding U32 family peptidase: MAGTPASHLLDILDLPRGDLNDLPASAKRFPDGVRYRVEIPSTEGPRCLAAALEEAERLEVPVRRISQGSGVFLLTDAELDEMAEQARTAGVEVSLFARPCAGWGTSATARAQAGGGFAATAHGQDQVSAVLEDVLRAADHGIRSVLISDLGVLAAFGKLRAAGHLPADMQAKVSVMLPVTNAATARVLEDLGADTLNLATDLSLAQIAAIRAVVDVPLDVYVEAPDNLGGYVRHHELPRLIEVAAPVYVKFGLRNAPDVYPAGTHLEATTVALTRERVRRARLGMDLLARHGAAEATSERNAAGLAVPVKSTTA; encoded by the coding sequence GTGGCCGGGACACCAGCGTCGCACCTGTTGGACATCCTCGACCTCCCCCGGGGCGACCTCAACGACCTGCCCGCTTCGGCCAAGCGGTTCCCCGACGGCGTCCGCTACCGGGTGGAGATCCCGAGCACCGAGGGCCCGCGCTGCCTGGCGGCGGCACTGGAGGAGGCCGAACGCCTGGAGGTGCCGGTACGCCGGATCTCCCAGGGCAGCGGGGTGTTCCTGCTCACCGACGCCGAACTGGACGAGATGGCCGAGCAGGCCCGTACGGCCGGCGTGGAGGTGAGCCTGTTCGCCCGCCCGTGCGCCGGCTGGGGCACCTCGGCCACCGCGCGTGCGCAGGCCGGTGGCGGGTTCGCGGCCACCGCGCACGGACAGGACCAGGTGTCGGCGGTGCTGGAGGACGTCCTCCGGGCGGCCGACCACGGCATCCGCAGCGTGCTGATCTCCGACCTCGGCGTCCTGGCGGCGTTCGGGAAGCTGCGAGCGGCCGGTCACCTGCCCGCAGACATGCAGGCCAAGGTGTCGGTGATGCTGCCGGTCACCAACGCCGCCACCGCGCGCGTCCTCGAGGATCTCGGCGCGGACACGCTCAACCTGGCAACGGACCTGAGCCTGGCGCAGATCGCCGCGATCCGTGCCGTGGTGGACGTGCCGCTGGACGTGTACGTCGAGGCACCGGACAACCTCGGCGGCTACGTCCGGCACCACGAACTCCCTCGCCTGATCGAGGTGGCCGCACCGGTGTATGTCAAGTTCGGCTTGCGCAACGCCCCGGACGTCTACCCCGCCGGCACCCACCTCGAGGCCACCACGGTCGCGCTGACCCGTGAACGCGTGCGGCGTGCCCGGCTCGGGATGGACCTCCTGGCCCGCCACGGCGCGGCGGAGGCCACCTCGGAGCGCAACGCCGCGGGCCTCGCGGTCCCGGTCAAGTCCACGACCGCCTGA
- a CDS encoding carbohydrate ABC transporter permease: protein MSGLAGTAGVSGARARRLRPGRLVLYVVLVLGAVPTMLPFVWLVRSALMGDDQIFIAPPEWIPRPFEWANFSGALTAQPFLRYFLNTMLIELFAVTGTVLTCSVAAFSFARLRWRGRNVVFALLLSSVMLPYAVTLIPTFVMWRSLGALDTFLPLTVPAWFAGAGGGVFNVFLLRQFFLTIPFELDEAAYIDGASPWKVFAMIIMPLSKPALVVVTIFTFIGVWNDFLGPLLYLSDESKYTLALGLASFQSVYTAQWGYLMAASAAVIAPIIALFFVLQRYFIEGVTLTGIKS, encoded by the coding sequence ATGAGCGGGTTGGCCGGGACGGCCGGAGTGAGCGGCGCGCGTGCGAGGCGGTTGCGGCCCGGTCGGCTGGTGCTCTACGTCGTCCTGGTGCTCGGTGCGGTACCGACGATGCTGCCGTTCGTGTGGCTGGTCCGCAGCGCGTTGATGGGGGACGACCAGATCTTCATCGCGCCGCCGGAGTGGATCCCGAGGCCGTTCGAGTGGGCCAACTTCAGCGGAGCCCTGACCGCGCAGCCGTTCCTGAGGTACTTCCTCAACACGATGCTGATCGAGTTGTTCGCCGTCACGGGAACGGTGCTCACGTGCTCCGTCGCGGCGTTCAGCTTCGCCCGGCTGCGCTGGCGGGGGCGCAACGTGGTGTTCGCCCTGCTGCTCAGCAGTGTGATGCTGCCGTACGCGGTGACGCTCATCCCGACGTTCGTGATGTGGCGCTCGCTGGGTGCACTGGACACCTTCCTGCCGCTGACGGTGCCCGCGTGGTTCGCCGGTGCCGGGGGCGGGGTGTTCAACGTCTTCCTGCTGCGGCAGTTCTTCCTGACCATCCCGTTCGAACTCGACGAGGCGGCCTACATCGACGGCGCGTCACCGTGGAAGGTGTTCGCGATGATCATCATGCCGCTGTCCAAGCCGGCGCTGGTGGTGGTGACGATCTTCACCTTCATCGGTGTCTGGAACGACTTCCTGGGGCCGTTGCTCTATCTCAGCGACGAGAGCAAGTACACCCTGGCACTGGGACTTGCGTCGTTCCAGAGCGTCTACACCGCGCAGTGGGGCTACCTCATGGCCGCCTCGGCGGCGGTGATCGCGCCGATCATCGCGTTGTTCTTCGTACTCCAGCGCTACTTCATCGAGGGTGTCACGCTGACGGGCATCAAGAGCTGA
- a CDS encoding carbohydrate ABC transporter permease, producing MTVAPTVPASRPGQVRSRGPARLSGQGRLERRWGVLMALPAILGFAIFTIGPMIASFFFSLTDWTIGGSPSFVGLDNYRTLGGDELFWKSLSVTTYYTLGAVPLALVIGFVVALLLNQKVRGLALWRTIYYLPTLVPAVASAVLWIWIFNPDFGLLNSLLREGGLPTSQWIYSERAAVPSLVIMSTWGFGNAMVIFLAGLQGVPRHLYEAVSIDGGGVWQRFRHVTLPMMTPTIFYNLVTGVIGTFQVFNQAYVMTQGGPNNATLFYIYYLWRTAFTESQMGYASALAWVLFMVIMVITFFLFRNARRWVYYEMAGAR from the coding sequence ATGACCGTAGCTCCCACCGTACCGGCGTCCCGGCCCGGTCAGGTGCGCTCACGTGGGCCGGCCCGCCTTTCGGGGCAGGGCCGGCTGGAGCGTCGCTGGGGTGTCCTGATGGCGCTGCCGGCGATTCTCGGCTTCGCGATCTTCACCATCGGGCCGATGATCGCGTCGTTCTTCTTCAGCCTGACCGACTGGACGATCGGTGGCAGTCCGTCGTTCGTCGGGCTGGACAACTACCGCACGCTCGGTGGCGACGAGCTGTTCTGGAAGTCCCTGAGCGTCACCACGTACTACACCCTGGGAGCGGTACCACTCGCGCTGGTGATCGGGTTCGTGGTCGCGCTGCTGCTCAACCAGAAGGTGCGCGGGCTCGCCCTGTGGCGCACGATCTACTACCTGCCCACCCTGGTTCCTGCCGTGGCCAGCGCGGTGTTGTGGATCTGGATCTTCAACCCCGACTTCGGGCTGCTCAACTCCCTGCTGCGCGAGGGCGGGCTGCCCACGTCACAGTGGATCTACAGCGAGCGCGCCGCTGTGCCGTCGCTGGTCATCATGAGCACCTGGGGATTCGGCAACGCGATGGTGATCTTCCTCGCCGGGCTGCAGGGGGTGCCGCGGCATCTGTACGAGGCGGTGTCCATCGACGGGGGCGGGGTGTGGCAGCGGTTCCGGCACGTGACACTGCCGATGATGACGCCGACCATCTTCTACAACCTGGTCACCGGTGTGATCGGCACCTTCCAGGTGTTCAACCAGGCATACGTCATGACGCAGGGCGGGCCGAACAACGCGACGCTGTTCTACATCTACTACCTGTGGCGGACCGCCTTCACCGAGAGCCAGATGGGGTACGCGAGCGCACTCGCCTGGGTGCTCTTCATGGTGATCATGGTGATCACGTTCTTCCTGTTCCGGAACGCCCGCCGGTGGGTCTACTACGAGATGGCAGGTGCGCGATGA
- a CDS encoding ABC transporter substrate-binding protein produces the protein MNTRPIVPGRPRWSRRDLLRAGGLAAGAAALPALAGCGGDSGGGGGDKAQLQFMYWGSSFEQKAINAMLKQFEDKYDGVSVKPVYTPNEYDTKVNTLVASKRAPDVAYMGGSMGYRLAEQGKLVNLAKYFKKYPALADRLPGTYFWYGKDKTFGTQTANEVMLLWYNRAVMKDAGVEPPPAEAGKAWSWDEFVQAAYKLTRDQNGKRPDESGFDPKRIRQFGASVSVQSSTTWESFLRSNGAAFVDESGRKCLLDQPKAVEVFQNLQDLMYKHHVAPTPVQLGNNAPATNVQLQTKRIAMAVDGQWVLLDMAQSKVDFGIGVLPRYGEPATTQLGGASVVFSGSKYPEEAVELFMFHNDPRYVDLFKNGLWMPLEKKYYTDPRAIDSWIKNDSHPPEYRTAVVDYTLNHAQTAFGQRLKNMDNISEVLTPALQRIETGKQPAKEVLTALVPKIDRLLQGWYPSQTP, from the coding sequence ATGAACACCCGACCCATCGTGCCCGGACGCCCGCGCTGGAGCCGGCGGGACCTGCTGCGCGCGGGCGGCCTGGCGGCCGGTGCCGCGGCGCTCCCGGCGCTGGCCGGCTGCGGAGGCGACAGCGGCGGAGGCGGCGGCGACAAGGCGCAACTGCAGTTCATGTACTGGGGTTCGTCGTTCGAGCAGAAGGCGATCAACGCCATGCTCAAGCAGTTCGAGGACAAGTACGACGGGGTGTCGGTCAAGCCCGTCTACACCCCGAACGAGTACGACACCAAGGTCAACACGCTGGTGGCCAGCAAGCGCGCTCCCGACGTGGCGTACATGGGCGGCTCGATGGGCTACCGCCTGGCCGAGCAGGGCAAGCTGGTCAACCTCGCGAAGTACTTCAAGAAGTACCCCGCGCTCGCGGACCGGCTGCCCGGCACCTACTTCTGGTACGGCAAGGACAAGACGTTCGGCACCCAGACTGCCAACGAGGTCATGCTGCTCTGGTACAACCGGGCGGTCATGAAGGACGCGGGGGTCGAGCCGCCGCCCGCCGAGGCCGGCAAGGCCTGGTCGTGGGACGAGTTCGTCCAGGCCGCCTACAAGCTCACCCGCGACCAGAACGGCAAGCGCCCCGACGAGTCCGGCTTCGACCCCAAGCGGATCCGGCAGTTCGGCGCCTCGGTGAGCGTGCAGTCCAGCACCACATGGGAGTCCTTCCTCCGCAGCAACGGCGCGGCGTTCGTGGACGAGTCCGGCCGCAAGTGCCTGCTGGACCAGCCGAAGGCGGTGGAGGTGTTCCAGAACCTCCAGGACCTGATGTACAAACACCACGTCGCGCCCACTCCCGTGCAGCTCGGCAACAACGCGCCGGCCACCAACGTGCAGTTGCAGACCAAGCGGATCGCGATGGCGGTGGACGGCCAGTGGGTGCTGCTGGACATGGCCCAGAGCAAGGTCGACTTCGGCATCGGGGTGCTGCCGAGGTACGGCGAGCCGGCCACCACCCAGCTCGGTGGCGCGTCGGTGGTGTTCTCCGGCTCGAAGTACCCCGAGGAGGCCGTGGAGCTGTTCATGTTCCACAACGACCCGAGGTACGTCGACCTGTTCAAGAACGGCCTGTGGATGCCGTTGGAGAAGAAGTACTACACCGACCCGCGGGCGATCGACTCCTGGATCAAGAACGACTCGCACCCACCGGAGTACCGCACCGCGGTCGTCGACTACACGCTGAACCACGCGCAGACGGCGTTCGGCCAGCGGCTGAAGAACATGGACAACATCAGCGAGGTGCTGACACCGGCGTTGCAGCGGATCGAGACCGGGAAGCAGCCTGCCAAGGAAGTGTTGACGGCGCTCGTTCCCAAGATCGACAGGTTGTTGCAGGGCTGGTACCCGAGCCAGACGCCGTGA